In the genome of Streptomyces sp. NBC_00433, the window GCGGGGAGACGATCTCCGCCGCAGAGCAGGAGCTGTACGGGGGCCAGTTGCGCTACGACCAGTCCTACGTCCGCCACGCGGGCCCCCTGACCCGCCTCGGGTTCGGGCACATGGCCGCCGCGCTGCCCCGCATGGTGGCCATGGTGCTGCGCACCGGCTGGCAGAGCGACCCACGCGCGCTGGCAGGGGTGGTGGCCGCGCAGCTCGGGCAGGGCGTGGCGTCCGGGTGGGGGCTGGTGGCGGTCAACAGCGTGCTCACCCAGTTGTTCGCGGACGGCCCGACCGCGGACAGGCTGCGCCAGTCCCTGCCGTCGCTTTCGGTCCTCGCGGTCACCGCGGTGGCGACCGCGCTGCTGATGGCCTGGTCGACGGCGATGTCCGGGCGGTTGGAGCCTCAGGTGGAGCGGGCGGTGTCCTCCCGGTACTACCGGGCCGTCACCGATGTCGAGGTGGAGGCCACGGAGCGGCCCGAGGTTCAGCGCATCCTGGAGGCCGGCCGCTTCGGGACCGACTCCGCCCGGAACATGCTCCGGCTGTCGGTCGGGGTCGGCAACGTGGTCATCGGCATGGCCGCGGCAGCGGCGGTGCTGGTGTCGCTGCACTGGGCGCTGCTGCCGATGCTGCTGGCCATCGCGCTGCCCCGAGGGTGGGGGGCGGTCCGCTCGGCCCGCCGCGAGTACCTCTCGCGCCTGCACTGGGTCGACCACCGCAGGGCGATCGCCTCCCTGCTGGCCTACCTGACCCGCCCGCACGCGGCCGGAGAGCTGCGCGTGCACGCCGCGGGGGTCAAGCTCCTTTCCAGCTTCGAGGAGATGTCCCGGCAGACCGAGGCGGAGCAGCGGCGCCTGGCCCGAGCGCAGGCGACGACGGATCTCGTCGCGGGCGGCTTCGCGGGCCTGGCGTCGCTGGGCTGCTACGGCGTCCTGTGGTGGCTGCTGGCCTCGGGCGGACTGCCGCTGGCGGTCGGCGGAACCGCCGTAGTCGCCATCCGCACCTCCACCGCCCGGCTGACGTCCCTGGTGCAGCAGGTCAACCGGCTCTATGAGGAGCTACTGTTCCTCACCGACACCGAGGACGCCATCGAGATCGCAGCCCGGCACGCGATCCCCCGCACCGGTGCCCCCCTGCCCTGCCCGGTGCGCGCGGTGCGGACCGAGAACCTGTCGTTCACCTATCCCGGAGCCGACTCGCCCGCCGTGGACGGGGTGAGCGTGGAGATCCGGCGAGGCGCGGTGACAGCCCTGGTCGGCGTGAACGGATCGGGCAAGACGACCTTGACGAAACTGCTGTCCGGACTGCTGCTGCCCGCCGAGGGCAACGTGTGGTGGGAGGGCGAGGACGGCAGGCGCGTCGATGTCAGGGACGCCGACCGCAGCGAGGTGTTCGCCGCGGTCGGGGTGCTGGCGCAGGACTTCCCGCGCTGGGAGATGACCGCCGCCGCGAACGTGGCGATCGGCGCCGGCGACCGCCCGCGGGACATGGCCGCGGTCCGCCGCGCAGCCGAGGCCGCAGGCGTGCTGGATCTGATCGAGGCGCTCCCGCACGGCTGGGACTCGATCGTCTTCAAGGGCTACGAGCGCGGCGTCCAGCTGTCGGGCGGGCAGTGGCAAAAGCTCGGCACGGCGCGCACCTTTTACCGCGACGCTCCGGTGCTCCTGGTCGACGAGCCGACCTCGGCCCTCGACCCGCACGCGGAGATCGCCGCCTTCCAGGGCCTGTGGTCGCTGGCACGGGAGGGCCACGCGGTCGTCCTGGTCACCCACCGCCTGGCCGCCACCATGCACGCCGACCACATCTACGTCCTGGCCGACGGCCAGCTGGTCGAGGACGGCTCCCACACGCAGCTGATGCAACGCGAGGGCGTGTACCAGCAGATGTTCACCGCCCAGGCCGCCCAGTACGGGCTCGGTGGCGACGACCTGCTGCCCGGCCCCCGCACGAGGACACCCACTGATCCGCAGGAGGCACGGTGAACAGCGGCGCCCGGTCACAGGCAGGTCCCCGCAGCCGCCGCGCCCCCTCGCGTCTGCCGATACGAGAGGGCGACCTCACCGAGCCACGTACCGCGTATCCGCGCCGCAGCAGCTCGGCTGCGATGTGACCACCGATGAGCCCCGACACGCCTGTGACCAGCACCATGTCCGTCATACCCACTGCAGACCGGTGCTGGACGTGCTCGAGGTCGCGGCGGGGCGTGGGGAGTGCGGTGATCCGGCAGGACGGCCCGGAGTTCGCGGCCGCCGGCCGGGGCGAGTTGAAGGCCGTGTTCGGTTCCATCAACGGTGCGGGTGGCAGCGGTAGAAGGACAGTACGCGGGTGTATCGGTGACGGCGCACGACGAGGAACGCGTGCCCGGCTGGCAACACGAAGCGACGGAGACAACCGGGTGAACCGGCCGGCTGATCGATCGCTACCGCCGCCGCTCGGAGGAGGCTCGCCACAGCGCCGACCCCGTCCACTTCGTTCGGCTCTTGGGCATCCTCCCGATCGATGCGAAGTACGTCCGCACAGCGCGGCACCCCGACAACAGGCTGCCCTGCTTCAACGCCTCTGATCCGCCGGCAGTCCGACCCTCCAGCGCAGCCGCGCCCACGGCAACTGTCATGCGGAGAGTAGCCGCACTCTCAGGAAACGTTTCCTCCTCGGCGCTCAGCTCTGCGACGTTGCGGGTTGACGATGCGCGACACCAGCTCTCATTTGAGACGCGGAGGCGCCGCCTTCCGGAGGTGACGCGTCCTTGGTCCGGCAGCACCTCGCTGTCGGGTGCCCGGTTGCGTCCTTGGAAGTGGTGTAGCGGGTTGGACCTGATCCGGGGGTTTGTCCCGGCGTCCGGGTTGGTGCCCGCATAGAGAGACGGCCACCGGCTGATCTTCGAAGTGTCTAAGCCTCGAAGGAGATCAGCACGATGACCGCACATGACAGTCTGCCCCTGCACGCCCTGACCGAGGAGAACTTGGCCTCGGCGAGTCCTGACCTGCTGCGCGCGATGATCAAGACGTTCGCCGACGCGCTGATGTCGGCGGAGGCCGACGCGCTCTGCAACGCCGAGTACGGGCAGGCCAGCGACGAGCGCGTCAACCACCGCAACGGTTATCGCCCGCGGGAGTGGGACACCCGCGCCGGCACCGTCGAACTCGCGATCCCCAAGCTGCGGCAAGGCAGCTACTTCCCGCACTGGCTGCTGGAACGGCGCCGCAGGGCCGAACAAGCCCTCATCTCCGTGGTCGCCACCGCCTACCTCCTCGGCGTCTCAACCCGCCGTGTCGAGAAACTCGCCCAGTCCCTCGGCGTCACCCAGCTGTCGAAATCCCAGGTCAGCGCCATGTCCAAGCACCTGGACGAGCAAGTCACCGCGTTCCGCAACCGGCCCCTGGACGCAGGCCCGTACGCCTTCGTCTGGGTCGACGCCCTCACCCAGAAGGTCCGCGAGCAGGGCCGGACCGTCAACGTCCACGCCCTCGTCGCGGTCGGAGTCAACGCCGACGGGCACCGCGAGATCCTCGGCATCGACGTCGCCACCGCAGAAGACGGCGCCGGCTGGCTGGCGTTCCTGCGCTCGCTGACCGCCCGCGGCCTGAGCGGAGTCCAGCTCGTCGTCTCCGACGCCCACACCGGCCTGGTCAATGCGATCGGGGCGGTCCTGCCCGGCGCGTCCTGGCAGCGCTGCCGCACCCACTACGCCCGCAACCTGCTCTCCCAAGTGCCGAAATCCGCCCAGCCCTGGGTGGCCACCCTGCTGCGGACGGTCTTCGAACAACCCGACACCGATGCGGTGAAAGCCCAG includes:
- a CDS encoding NAD-dependent epimerase/dehydratase family protein, coding for MVLVTGVSGLIGGHIAAELLRRGYAVRGSVRSPSRIGRREGARRLRGPACDRAPLFTVPPADQWVSSCGGRAAGRRHRARTGRPGR
- a CDS encoding ABC transporter ATP-binding protein/permease, which translates into the protein MRYDQSYVRHAGPLTRLGFGHMAAALPRMVAMVLRTGWQSDPRALAGVVAAQLGQGVASGWGLVAVNSVLTQLFADGPTADRLRQSLPSLSVLAVTAVATALLMAWSTAMSGRLEPQVERAVSSRYYRAVTDVEVEATERPEVQRILEAGRFGTDSARNMLRLSVGVGNVVIGMAAAAAVLVSLHWALLPMLLAIALPRGWGAVRSARREYLSRLHWVDHRRAIASLLAYLTRPHAAGELRVHAAGVKLLSSFEEMSRQTEAEQRRLARAQATTDLVAGGFAGLASLGCYGVLWWLLASGGLPLAVGGTAVVAIRTSTARLTSLVQQVNRLYEELLFLTDTEDAIEIAARHAIPRTGAPLPCPVRAVRTENLSFTYPGADSPAVDGVSVEIRRGAVTALVGVNGSGKTTLTKLLSGLLLPAEGNVWWEGEDGRRVDVRDADRSEVFAAVGVLAQDFPRWEMTAAANVAIGAGDRPRDMAAVRRAAEAAGVLDLIEALPHGWDSIVFKGYERGVQLSGGQWQKLGTARTFYRDAPVLLVDEPTSALDPHAEIAAFQGLWSLAREGHAVVLVTHRLAATMHADHIYVLADGQLVEDGSHTQLMQREGVYQQMFTAQAAQYGLGGDDLLPGPRTRTPTDPQEAR
- a CDS encoding IS256 family transposase encodes the protein MTAHDSLPLHALTEENLASASPDLLRAMIKTFADALMSAEADALCNAEYGQASDERVNHRNGYRPREWDTRAGTVELAIPKLRQGSYFPHWLLERRRRAEQALISVVATAYLLGVSTRRVEKLAQSLGVTQLSKSQVSAMSKHLDEQVTAFRNRPLDAGPYAFVWVDALTQKVREQGRTVNVHALVAVGVNADGHREILGIDVATAEDGAGWLAFLRSLTARGLSGVQLVVSDAHTGLVNAIGAVLPGASWQRCRTHYARNLLSQVPKSAQPWVATLLRTVFEQPDTDAVKAQMTHVLNALEAKFPKAAAHLDTAQHDLLAFTAFPREIWRQIWSNNPQERLNKEIRRRTDVVGIFPDRTALIRLVGAVLAEQNDEWTEARRYMGLDLLAKARLHSIGSETDETALPTELTA